Proteins found in one Lysinibacillus fusiformis genomic segment:
- a CDS encoding serine hydrolase domain-containing protein: MVDAYINDLVKEQEIPGAVLIVQQQERRLFSGSYGAYTAEDGSEQAILSNTLFDLASLTKVVATLPAILLLMSRNQVNVTDSVQTYLPDFKYPLVTIQHLLQHCSGLPADLTPVVKRHHKRDIMQEVLASDVVCQPNEQVLYSDLGMIILGKVIEKVTGNSLKSFVEQEVFKPWSMHHTCFQLPEHTRRLTASTEMVADQFVQGIVHDEKALLLDGIAGSAGLFSCAEDLAKYAEIWLGIKQQTVIPYDWLELAYTKTFKTRGLGFEVWGGDDASFCFGRRWSKGSFGHTGFTGTSIWMDPVQKAFVILLTNAVHYGRNTNMSKIREKLHTMIYEKLLI; this comes from the coding sequence TTGGTAGATGCATATATAAATGACTTAGTGAAAGAACAAGAAATTCCAGGTGCCGTGTTAATTGTTCAGCAGCAAGAAAGAAGGCTATTTTCAGGCAGCTATGGAGCCTATACAGCTGAGGATGGCAGCGAGCAAGCTATATTAAGCAATACGTTATTTGATTTAGCCTCTTTAACAAAAGTTGTTGCAACACTCCCGGCTATTTTACTACTGATGAGTCGAAATCAAGTTAATGTAACAGATTCAGTTCAAACCTATTTGCCTGATTTTAAATATCCCCTTGTGACAATCCAGCATTTATTGCAGCATTGCTCGGGTTTGCCAGCAGATTTAACACCAGTAGTTAAGAGGCATCATAAGCGTGACATCATGCAGGAAGTATTGGCAAGTGATGTAGTGTGTCAGCCAAATGAACAAGTGCTATATAGTGATTTAGGTATGATTATTCTAGGAAAGGTGATTGAAAAAGTTACTGGCAATTCATTAAAAAGTTTTGTAGAGCAAGAGGTTTTTAAGCCGTGGAGCATGCATCATACATGTTTTCAACTGCCTGAGCATACAAGAAGGCTTACGGCATCTACAGAAATGGTGGCAGATCAATTTGTGCAGGGAATTGTCCATGATGAGAAAGCTTTATTACTAGATGGGATTGCTGGTAGCGCAGGTTTATTTTCATGTGCAGAGGATTTAGCAAAGTATGCGGAAATTTGGTTGGGGATCAAGCAACAAACGGTGATTCCATACGATTGGTTAGAGCTTGCCTATACGAAAACATTTAAAACGAGGGGACTTGGATTTGAAGTATGGGGAGGGGATGACGCATCATTTTGTTTTGGTAGGAGGTGGAGCAAGGGCTCATTTGGTCATACAGGATTTACAGGTACGAGTATTTGGATGGACCCTGTACAAAAGGCATTTGTCATTTTACTAACGAATGCTGTGCATTATGGGAGAAATACAAACATGAGCAAGATTAGAGAGAAGCTTCATACGATGATTTATGAAAAATTACTGATATGA
- a CDS encoding ABC transporter substrate-binding protein: MRQKSKWLLLLLLLLVVGLVGCNTSEKSTNSTSPDKEEEPKTEEVSLTIGSWRTEDVAKYEKVIALFNEQHPDIHVSFNPTKNTEYNTVLNTALQAGEGPDIFHLRPYAAGLKLAEAGFVEKINGLNGLSVFPEEALKASRDDQGNQYGVPINLSSTQFFYNKKIFKDNNLEIPTTWDEFIALNDQLLEKGITPIAMGTKEGWLLSLLHGIVGPAVYEGNDFYQAVLAGERDFTDAKFIESIQVMNDLKKYFPANSEGLGMDDIRTLFALEDAAMFPLGSWEIPVVLEMNPDLDLGYFPIPSKEGNKTVTTWVDGSFAINANSKHKEAAKMFLEFLTTKEFGELFVKEFSMISAIPGITSDDALLNDISHSTANEATPYMWVTNFTGGDPTTKSLLESELQGMYLGQVTPEEVATKVQENAKTWFTPFQK, translated from the coding sequence ATGAGACAAAAGAGTAAATGGTTATTGCTGCTTCTTTTATTACTCGTTGTAGGTTTAGTAGGCTGTAACACGAGTGAGAAATCAACGAACTCAACATCACCTGATAAAGAAGAGGAACCGAAAACAGAAGAGGTTTCGCTAACAATAGGGAGTTGGCGTACAGAAGATGTTGCCAAGTATGAAAAAGTGATTGCTTTATTTAATGAACAACATCCTGATATACATGTGTCATTTAACCCAACTAAAAATACAGAATACAATACAGTCCTCAATACGGCATTACAGGCTGGGGAGGGTCCAGATATTTTCCACTTACGTCCTTATGCAGCTGGATTGAAGCTTGCAGAGGCAGGTTTTGTCGAGAAAATAAACGGCTTAAATGGATTGAGTGTATTTCCTGAAGAAGCATTAAAGGCTTCTCGCGATGACCAAGGAAATCAGTACGGTGTACCAATTAACTTAAGCTCTACACAATTTTTCTATAATAAAAAGATTTTTAAAGATAATAATCTTGAAATTCCTACTACATGGGATGAATTCATTGCATTAAACGACCAATTATTAGAAAAGGGCATTACACCAATTGCAATGGGTACAAAAGAAGGCTGGTTATTATCATTGCTGCACGGTATTGTCGGTCCTGCTGTTTATGAAGGCAATGACTTCTATCAAGCGGTGCTTGCGGGGGAAAGAGATTTTACAGATGCAAAGTTTATTGAATCGATACAAGTGATGAATGACTTGAAAAAGTATTTTCCAGCCAATTCTGAAGGCTTAGGAATGGATGATATTCGTACTTTGTTTGCGCTGGAAGATGCGGCTATGTTCCCGTTAGGTAGCTGGGAAATTCCTGTTGTATTAGAAATGAATCCAGACTTAGATTTAGGTTATTTCCCTATTCCATCTAAAGAGGGAAATAAAACAGTGACGACTTGGGTAGATGGCTCATTTGCGATCAATGCTAATTCGAAACATAAAGAAGCAGCTAAAATGTTTTTAGAGTTTTTAACAACAAAGGAGTTTGGTGAGTTATTTGTGAAGGAGTTTTCCATGATCAGCGCCATTCCTGGTATTACTTCTGACGATGCATTGCTCAATGATATTAGTCATTCGACTGCAAATGAAGCAACGCCATATATGTGGGTAACTAATTTTACTGGTGGGGACCCGACAACAAAGAGCTTGCTTGAAAGTGAGCTACAAGGCATGTATTTAGGTCAAGTAACGCCTGAAGAGGTGGCCACAAAAGTACAGGAAAACGCTAAAACTTGGTTTACACCATTTCAAAAATAA
- a CDS encoding carbohydrate ABC transporter permease: MMRESTASSVRKRRLWARWTIHLFPIPALIVYGMFVLYPIVAAMSYSFFEWKGMARGDFIGLQNFVTLFTTEPYGSMFWNAFKHNVLYFVVQMVVMNGLAFFLGFIIYQKIKGAAFFKAAFFLPRLLSVIVVGFLWKLILNPNFGTLNVILEKLGLETLQKAWLGDPGTALIAIILVNCWFGLGFGVLIFLAGFQGIPSELVEAAKLDGAKGFTLLCTIYLPLMVPSIMIMGILTFIQSFEAFELVYAMQGSMGEPYYSTDTLAVFFYRLAFGSSTASGATAIGLGSALATVLFLFILVCTTLFLRFANKKDVQM; encoded by the coding sequence ATGATGAGAGAATCTACAGCTTCATCAGTAAGAAAAAGGAGATTGTGGGCAAGATGGACTATTCATCTTTTCCCTATTCCTGCATTAATCGTATATGGAATGTTTGTGCTTTATCCGATAGTAGCGGCAATGTCCTATAGTTTTTTTGAATGGAAAGGGATGGCTCGTGGCGATTTTATCGGTCTCCAAAATTTTGTGACGCTTTTTACGACAGAACCCTATGGCTCTATGTTTTGGAACGCCTTTAAACATAATGTCCTGTATTTTGTTGTGCAAATGGTAGTTATGAATGGATTAGCCTTCTTTCTTGGCTTTATTATCTATCAAAAAATTAAAGGAGCAGCGTTTTTTAAGGCGGCTTTCTTTCTCCCACGGTTATTATCAGTGATTGTGGTAGGTTTCTTATGGAAGCTCATTCTAAATCCTAATTTTGGTACTTTAAATGTTATTTTAGAGAAATTAGGTCTAGAAACCTTACAAAAAGCTTGGTTGGGGGATCCTGGAACGGCGTTAATCGCCATTATTTTAGTCAATTGTTGGTTTGGACTAGGTTTTGGTGTCTTAATTTTCCTTGCTGGCTTTCAAGGGATTCCAAGTGAGTTAGTTGAAGCTGCAAAGTTAGATGGTGCTAAGGGCTTTACTTTACTGTGTACTATTTATTTGCCCCTAATGGTGCCATCTATTATGATCATGGGCATTTTAACGTTTATCCAGTCCTTTGAGGCATTTGAGCTTGTATATGCGATGCAGGGCTCTATGGGAGAGCCATATTATTCTACGGATACGTTAGCTGTGTTTTTCTATCGCTTGGCATTTGGTAGCTCTACAGCTTCTGGAGCGACAGCTATTGGGCTAGGCTCTGCGTTAGCGACGGTTCTGTTCCTATTTATATTAGTTTGTACCACGCTATTTTTACGCTTTGCCAATAAAAAGGACGTTCAAATGTAA
- a CDS encoding carbohydrate ABC transporter permease, which yields MKQGVIWVRPFYYLVVFTVATISLYPIVLMILSSFKKSVDIYKNPLGLPTSFSLDTYRTLLAKIPFTTYFLNSLFVSIVSVVLIVVVCSLASFYIARFKFSWNHALFFIFLLGMMIPIKLGIVPLFILMRDLGLMNSLWSLILMNTATGIPLSMLILTGFFKTMPYELEEAARIDGAGNLRVLWHVVLPLMRPALGTVVIINFIAAWNDFFFPLIFITEKMKRTIPVGMMSLFGEHSADWGSLFAGLTLASLPMILLFFIASKQFMEGLTAGAIK from the coding sequence GTGAAGCAAGGTGTTATTTGGGTTCGACCATTTTATTATCTAGTGGTATTTACAGTAGCGACCATTAGTTTATATCCTATCGTATTAATGATTTTATCTTCATTTAAAAAGAGCGTGGACATCTACAAAAATCCATTGGGCTTACCGACTAGCTTTAGCTTAGATACTTACCGTACATTATTAGCAAAAATTCCATTTACAACGTATTTTCTAAACAGTTTGTTTGTCAGTATTGTATCTGTTGTACTGATTGTTGTTGTTTGTTCACTGGCTTCATTTTATATTGCCCGCTTTAAATTCTCTTGGAATCATGCATTATTCTTTATTTTTTTACTAGGCATGATGATTCCTATAAAGCTTGGGATTGTACCGCTCTTTATTTTAATGCGTGATTTAGGGCTGATGAACTCCTTATGGTCTTTAATTTTGATGAACACGGCGACAGGGATTCCATTATCCATGCTGATCTTAACGGGCTTTTTTAAAACGATGCCCTATGAGCTGGAGGAAGCGGCCCGTATAGATGGGGCGGGGAACTTAAGAGTCCTTTGGCATGTGGTGTTACCGTTAATGAGACCTGCACTTGGAACAGTGGTGATTATAAATTTTATTGCTGCATGGAATGATTTCTTCTTCCCACTTATTTTTATTACAGAAAAAATGAAACGGACGATACCTGTTGGAATGATGTCACTCTTTGGGGAGCATTCGGCAGATTGGGGCTCTCTTTTTGCAGGTTTAACATTAGCATCATTACCAATGATCCTATTATTCTTTATTGCGTCAAAGCAATTTATGGAGGGGCTGACGGCTGGTGCCATTAAATAG
- a CDS encoding N-acetylglucosamine kinase, translating to MPLNRQYIIGVDGGGTRTRAVIGTRKGEVLAFVEGAGTNMKSTPPDEVRLQIIQLLAQLLQKIDATKNDISAVFLCVAGGDRQVDKERWEQWISFLFPASAFKITITNDAVAGLTSGTFTQQGLVVIAGTGSIVYAVGKNYQASRVGGWGYLLGDEGSGYYIGQEALRFITRHYDAFGVNEDLFTATILNQLALKNPTEIITHVYEHLQPRVLIASLARVVLRLAEQNNDRAKKIIGQAAHHLVQFIQIMLKKEPQLKGYPIVLCGGLFENLYFVQCFREKLHLATIPNRLIQPEVPPVIGAFVNGLLSEGIPITEALQRTVKETWMSIHEK from the coding sequence GTGCCATTAAATAGGCAATACATTATTGGGGTCGATGGTGGCGGGACGAGGACTCGTGCAGTGATTGGGACAAGAAAAGGGGAAGTGCTGGCCTTTGTTGAAGGAGCCGGAACGAATATGAAATCAACGCCACCAGACGAGGTAAGGCTACAAATCATTCAGCTACTTGCTCAGTTACTACAAAAGATAGATGCAACAAAGAATGATATTTCTGCGGTGTTCTTATGCGTGGCAGGGGGCGATCGCCAGGTAGATAAAGAACGCTGGGAGCAATGGATTAGCTTTCTTTTCCCTGCTAGCGCCTTTAAGATAACCATCACCAATGATGCGGTAGCGGGGCTTACTAGCGGTACATTTACACAGCAAGGGCTCGTTGTGATAGCAGGAACGGGTTCTATCGTATATGCTGTCGGAAAAAATTATCAAGCTAGTCGTGTTGGAGGATGGGGTTATTTATTAGGCGATGAGGGCAGTGGGTACTATATTGGGCAAGAGGCATTGCGATTTATTACGCGACATTATGATGCTTTTGGCGTGAATGAGGATCTATTTACAGCGACTATTTTAAATCAGCTAGCATTAAAAAATCCTACTGAAATTATTACGCATGTTTATGAGCATTTACAGCCGCGTGTACTCATAGCCTCCTTAGCTCGAGTGGTGTTACGTTTAGCCGAACAAAATAATGATAGGGCAAAGAAAATTATTGGGCAGGCTGCTCATCATTTAGTTCAATTCATCCAAATAATGTTGAAAAAAGAGCCGCAGCTAAAAGGTTACCCTATTGTCCTATGTGGAGGTTTGTTCGAAAATTTATATTTTGTTCAATGCTTTCGAGAAAAATTACACCTCGCTACAATACCTAATCGACTCATACAACCAGAGGTGCCACCTGTTATAGGAGCTTTCGTTAATGGACTTCTCAGTGAAGGAATTCCAATAACAGAGGCTTTACAACGAACGGTAAAAGAAACTTGGATGAGCATCCATGAAAAATAG
- the murQ gene encoding N-acetylmuramic acid 6-phosphate etherase, whose amino-acid sequence MERMTKLTTEGYHPDTTSLDLMSTSEIVKLMNEEDKKVPLAIAKVLPEIEQAITAVVHALKNGGRLFYVGAGTSGRIGLLDAVECPPTFSTSPKLVQAILAGGADAVMIAIEGAEDDLSLGEVELQKQQLTNRDVVIGIAASGRTPFVKGALIYAQQLGAKTISLVSNAHSVISQHADIAIEVITGPEILTGSTRLKAATAHKQILNMITTTTMIKLGKVYKNLMVDVHASNFKLRERAKQIVCEVTGVSYSQAESVLEQTNFQVKLAIVLLLTNTTIEEAAELLAQSEGHVRRAVELKKY is encoded by the coding sequence ATGGAAAGAATGACAAAACTGACGACTGAAGGCTATCATCCAGATACGACAAGTCTAGATTTGATGTCCACTAGTGAAATTGTAAAGCTGATGAATGAAGAGGATAAAAAAGTACCGTTAGCCATAGCAAAGGTTTTACCTGAAATCGAACAAGCTATTACAGCTGTTGTGCATGCGTTAAAGAATGGCGGTAGATTATTTTATGTAGGTGCAGGGACGAGTGGTCGAATTGGTTTGCTAGATGCAGTAGAATGTCCACCTACATTTAGTACGTCACCAAAGCTTGTCCAGGCAATATTGGCTGGAGGGGCAGATGCAGTGATGATCGCCATAGAAGGTGCAGAAGATGATCTTTCATTAGGAGAGGTTGAACTACAGAAACAACAGCTAACAAACCGTGATGTAGTGATAGGGATTGCAGCAAGTGGGCGAACACCTTTTGTCAAAGGGGCATTAATTTATGCTCAACAATTAGGGGCGAAAACAATCAGCTTAGTCAGCAACGCTCATTCTGTCATTAGTCAGCATGCAGATATTGCAATAGAGGTGATTACAGGACCTGAAATTTTAACAGGTTCTACAAGACTAAAGGCTGCCACAGCTCATAAACAAATATTAAATATGATTACAACGACAACCATGATTAAGCTTGGAAAAGTCTATAAAAATTTAATGGTGGACGTTCATGCTAGTAACTTTAAATTGCGAGAGCGAGCCAAACAAATTGTCTGTGAAGTGACGGGTGTTTCTTATAGTCAGGCTGAAAGTGTTTTAGAACAAACTAATTTTCAAGTAAAACTCGCCATTGTGCTGTTACTGACAAATACAACAATAGAAGAAGCGGCAGAATTACTGGCTCAATCCGAAGGGCATGTACGTAGAGCAGTAGAATTAAAAAAGTATTGA
- a CDS encoding MurR/RpiR family transcriptional regulator has product MEKINAGLIMLAEMRKKLPPSEKKVASYILENPTQAIKMTAVELGEASHTSSAAVIRLCKSLNFSGVQELKLRIAGDLQHAKTEDRDIEANEALPSIVEKVTMQSSEILTQTANLIDIAELERAVTALSQARKIIFFGVGASGIAAMDADQKFLRINKNSRAFVDLHLGATAVVNAQKGDVVVGISFSGETHEVAKILEIASQTPATTISLTRYGSSLVSSLADICLYVSPNVEATFRSGATSSRLAQLLVIDILFMGVVTSAYEQTINYLDETRSVIQGLHKKVAKQKNKIK; this is encoded by the coding sequence ATGGAAAAAATAAATGCTGGCTTAATTATGCTCGCAGAAATGCGAAAAAAGCTACCACCTTCGGAAAAAAAGGTAGCAAGCTATATTTTAGAGAATCCAACACAGGCGATTAAAATGACTGCGGTTGAGTTGGGAGAAGCTAGTCATACAAGTAGTGCCGCGGTTATTCGGCTGTGTAAATCGTTAAATTTTAGTGGTGTTCAAGAGCTGAAATTGCGTATTGCTGGTGATTTACAACATGCTAAAACGGAAGATCGGGATATTGAGGCGAATGAAGCATTGCCATCGATTGTAGAGAAGGTGACGATGCAAAGTAGTGAAATTTTGACACAAACAGCTAATTTAATAGATATTGCTGAATTAGAGCGTGCCGTAACGGCCTTATCACAAGCCCGTAAAATTATATTTTTTGGAGTGGGTGCATCAGGTATAGCAGCAATGGATGCGGATCAAAAATTTTTACGAATCAATAAAAATAGTAGGGCATTTGTGGATTTGCATTTAGGAGCTACAGCCGTTGTCAATGCACAGAAAGGGGATGTGGTAGTAGGTATTTCCTTCTCTGGAGAAACGCATGAAGTGGCTAAAATCCTTGAAATAGCTAGCCAAACACCAGCCACTACAATTAGTTTAACGAGGTATGGAAGTTCACTTGTATCTAGCCTAGCAGACATTTGTTTATATGTATCTCCAAATGTTGAAGCAACCTTTAGAAGTGGTGCAACCTCCTCACGCCTTGCCCAGCTACTTGTCATTGATATTTTATTTATGGGGGTCGTGACGAGTGCCTATGAGCAGACAATAAACTATTTAGATGAAACACGTTCAGTTATTCAAGGATTGCATAAAAAAGTGGCTAAACAAAAAAATAAAATAAAGTAA
- a CDS encoding ABC transporter ATP-binding protein gives MAELRLEHIYKIYDKNIQAVTDFNLHIHDKEFIVFVGPSGCGKTTTLRMIAGLEDISNGELYIDDVFMNDVESKDRSIAMVFQSYALYPHMTVYDNMAFSLKLRKVDKKEIDRRVKEAAKILGLEDYLKRKPKALSGGQRQRVALGRAIVREAKVFLMDEPLSNLDAKLRVQMRAEIQKLHQRIQTTTIYVTHDQTEAMTMATRLVVMKDGLIQQIGTPKEVYNTPHNMFVAGFIGSPSMNLFHCRLTETEILLGEQSFPIPSIYLPLLKEKNYLGKEIVMGIRPEDLQITDVISPYRFNATIDVAELLGAETYLYCSLANQNFIARVQADNNLHPSDKVFLVMKEEKIHFFNPQTEERL, from the coding sequence ATGGCGGAATTACGGTTAGAGCATATCTATAAGATTTACGATAAAAATATACAAGCCGTAACTGATTTTAATCTGCATATTCATGATAAAGAATTCATTGTGTTTGTAGGTCCTTCTGGCTGTGGTAAGACAACAACTTTACGTATGATTGCTGGCTTAGAGGATATATCAAATGGAGAGCTATATATTGACGATGTCTTCATGAATGATGTGGAATCAAAAGATCGTAGCATCGCAATGGTATTCCAAAGCTATGCATTATATCCGCATATGACAGTTTATGATAATATGGCATTTAGCTTAAAGCTACGAAAAGTCGATAAAAAGGAAATAGATCGTCGCGTTAAAGAAGCTGCTAAGATTTTAGGATTAGAGGATTATTTAAAAAGAAAGCCAAAAGCTCTATCTGGTGGCCAACGACAGCGTGTAGCACTTGGCCGAGCTATTGTCAGAGAAGCTAAGGTATTTTTAATGGATGAGCCTCTTTCGAATTTGGATGCAAAATTACGTGTGCAAATGCGTGCAGAAATTCAGAAGCTCCATCAACGAATTCAAACGACAACGATTTATGTCACCCATGATCAAACAGAGGCTATGACAATGGCTACTCGTCTAGTAGTGATGAAAGATGGACTTATCCAACAAATTGGGACACCTAAAGAAGTATACAATACACCACATAACATGTTCGTGGCAGGCTTTATTGGTTCACCATCCATGAATCTCTTCCATTGTCGTCTAACAGAAACGGAAATCCTGTTAGGTGAGCAAAGCTTCCCTATTCCATCCATATACTTACCATTGTTAAAGGAAAAAAATTATTTAGGGAAAGAGATTGTTATGGGTATTCGTCCTGAGGATTTACAAATTACTGATGTTATTTCCCCTTATAGGTTCAATGCAACGATCGATGTAGCAGAATTACTAGGAGCAGAAACTTACCTCTATTGTTCTTTAGCAAATCAAAATTTCATTGCACGAGTACAGGCTGATAACAATTTGCATCCATCCGATAAGGTTTTCCTAGTCATGAAGGAAGAAAAGATCCATTTTTTCAATCCTCAAACAGAGGAGCGTCTTTGA
- a CDS encoding PucR family transcriptional regulator, protein MDLQKLQQRFPLLSPFSGKTDGNYVFNFDNQLYEIPIHTMTQSEYELLRIFSGPIDLSHNYNIVWLDYLTGKTDVSPAVLPMHRLLFLQFDKDFTAPTLLRSVFEALLGKDIILLSLHPQLFVIIECIDSNELLNLAHYLDPIMADLEVHFRIFVSDVIHDITTTKERFNWYVHLLPSIWTYTPKHVLTQQELLVPYVTQHLAYQEKEIFISSILKSATSQPDLLHTIKKLIEYEGNITLASKKMYMHRNTLQNRLEKFQQITQKDIRQFPHRLEVYLAIIFLESL, encoded by the coding sequence ATGGATCTTCAAAAATTACAGCAACGTTTCCCATTATTAAGCCCCTTTTCAGGTAAAACTGATGGAAACTATGTGTTTAATTTTGACAACCAGCTTTATGAAATTCCAATACACACAATGACACAAAGTGAATATGAGTTATTGCGGATATTCTCAGGACCCATTGACTTGTCGCATAACTACAATATAGTTTGGCTTGATTATCTAACAGGGAAAACAGACGTTTCCCCAGCTGTCCTTCCTATGCATCGTTTGTTATTTCTTCAATTTGACAAAGACTTTACAGCACCTACATTATTGCGTTCCGTCTTCGAAGCTTTACTGGGGAAGGATATTATACTGCTATCGCTTCATCCACAATTATTTGTCATTATCGAATGTATCGACAGCAATGAATTATTAAATTTGGCTCATTATCTTGATCCCATAATGGCGGACTTAGAGGTTCATTTTAGGATTTTTGTTTCTGATGTTATACATGACATCACCACGACCAAGGAACGATTTAACTGGTATGTTCACCTTCTACCATCCATTTGGACTTATACACCAAAGCATGTACTCACACAGCAAGAGCTTTTAGTGCCATATGTAACGCAGCATCTAGCGTATCAAGAGAAAGAGATTTTTATCTCCTCTATTCTAAAAAGTGCCACCTCTCAGCCAGATTTACTCCATACAATCAAGAAATTGATTGAATACGAGGGAAACATTACATTAGCCTCTAAAAAAATGTATATGCATCGCAATACCTTACAAAATCGCTTAGAAAAATTTCAACAAATAACGCAAAAGGATATTCGGCAATTTCCCCATCGACTAGAAGTTTATCTCGCAATTATTTTCTTAGAATCACTTTAA